Proteins co-encoded in one Christiangramia fulva genomic window:
- the gltB gene encoding glutamate synthase large subunit, translated as MRMKEQGLYSPQFEHDNCGAGFICNLNGKRTNQIIHKAIDILVRLEHRGAVSADGKTGDGAGILIEVPHDFFKKVCNFELPEFRSYAVGMVFLPKNKNQAEICKSAFEEEIKNQQLEILGWRKVPVNHSCLGKMASRIEPAIQQVFVGRPEKLDDKHFNAKLYTARKIAEHKIENSGLSESEYFYFSSLSTNTIIYKGLLMPQDINEYYKDLNDPDVITKLALVHQRFSTNTFPTWDLAQPFRYMCHNGEINTLRGNLSRMRAREELFESEVFGEDIKKIVPITMEGKSDSASMDMALELLLQTGRSLPEAIMMMVPEAWEKNPSMDDQKRAFYEYNACIMEPWDGPASIPFTDGNYIGALLDRNGLRPSRYTVTKDGYVVMSSETGVLDIEPENVLKHGRLEPGRMFLVDMIEGRIIEDEEVKEKIVSEKPYREWLDKNLLPLANVPYTGNKTPVEDIPYITRLKLFGYTYEDISTIISPMASNGKEAIGSMGTDIPLAVLSHKPQLLFNYFKQLFAQVTNPPLDGIREEIVTDISLPVGEDINLFDIVPEQAKKLKIQNPVISNEDLDKIKYIDQPGFKAKSISILYEAEKGMNGLEDRLEEMIHEINDAVDDGCNVIILSDRNVNPKLAPIPSLLACSFVHHRVKDYNRRSSFGIVIESAEPREPHHFAALFGYGASAINPYMVNEVIRQLVKDKQIPVKDADVAVENFNVAIGKGIVKIMNKIGISTLLSYRGSQIFEILGLNKKFVDKYFCNTPTRIEGIGLYEVEKEIQQRYKHAFFPPETHSDLDLEMGGDYRWRRNGERHVFNPASVAKLQQAVKQNSYTTYQEYSKIINEQNENLMTLRGMFKFKELNPIPIEEVEPWTEIVKRFKTGAMSFGSISKEAHENLAIAMNRIKGKSNSGEGGEDPGRFQKDINGNWRNSAIKQVASGRFGVSIDYLSNAREIQIKMAQGAKPGEGGQLPGPKVNPDIAKTRNSTPYVGLISPPPHHDIYSIEDLAQLIFDLKNANREARINVKLVSKVGVGTIAAGVAKAKADVVLISGYDGGTGASPLTSLRHAGLPWELGIAEVQQTLLLNNLRSRIVVECDGQLKTGRDVAIAALLGAEEFGFSTAPLVASGCIMMRACHLNTCPVGIATQDPELRKNFKGTPENVINFMYFIAQELREIMAQLGFRSLSEMVGQSQKLDMNRAIKHYKANGIDLSNILYKPNIKEGVPMINTEKQLHNLEGVLDFEILRQAHPAIYRKEPVTLEFPISNTNRTTGAIISNEISKIHGAKGLPPNTLTLNFHGSAGQSFGAFSAFGLNLNIEGNSNDYFGKGLSGAVLSIRKPRNATFKSNENIIIGNVALYGATAGEAYINGIGGERFCVRNSGAKAVIEGIGDHGCEYMTGGIAVILGKIGRNFAAGMSGGVAYIYNPENTLDKNNFNMEMIDLEMPSSEDLEELLGLIENHYRYTQSEVAASILENWEKNTKAFIKVMPVEYKKALQKLEEERKKKEQVDLKTA; from the coding sequence ATGAGAATGAAAGAACAGGGACTCTACTCCCCTCAATTTGAGCATGATAACTGTGGTGCAGGCTTTATTTGTAATTTAAACGGGAAAAGAACAAACCAGATTATCCATAAAGCCATCGATATTCTGGTAAGACTGGAACACCGTGGCGCGGTAAGTGCCGATGGAAAAACCGGGGACGGCGCGGGAATTTTAATTGAAGTACCGCATGATTTCTTTAAAAAAGTCTGTAATTTCGAACTGCCGGAATTCCGTTCCTACGCGGTAGGAATGGTATTTCTTCCAAAAAATAAAAACCAGGCCGAAATTTGTAAATCGGCTTTTGAAGAAGAAATTAAAAATCAGCAGCTTGAAATTTTAGGCTGGAGAAAAGTACCCGTTAACCACTCCTGCCTCGGGAAGATGGCGAGCCGTATCGAACCTGCCATTCAGCAGGTATTTGTAGGCCGGCCTGAAAAACTTGACGACAAACATTTTAACGCAAAGCTCTATACCGCCCGCAAGATCGCAGAGCATAAAATTGAAAATTCAGGGCTTTCAGAAAGCGAATATTTCTATTTTTCAAGCCTTTCTACTAATACCATAATATATAAAGGACTCTTGATGCCCCAGGATATCAATGAGTATTATAAAGATCTCAATGATCCTGATGTGATCACCAAACTGGCCCTGGTACACCAGCGGTTTTCGACCAATACCTTCCCTACCTGGGACCTGGCACAGCCTTTCCGCTATATGTGTCATAACGGTGAGATCAATACCCTGAGAGGAAACCTTAGCAGAATGCGTGCCCGAGAAGAACTTTTTGAAAGCGAGGTCTTTGGTGAGGATATTAAAAAAATTGTACCTATTACCATGGAAGGAAAATCTGATTCTGCTTCTATGGACATGGCGCTGGAGCTCTTGCTTCAGACAGGCAGATCGCTGCCCGAAGCGATTATGATGATGGTGCCGGAAGCCTGGGAAAAGAATCCGTCTATGGACGACCAGAAAAGAGCCTTTTATGAGTATAATGCCTGTATCATGGAACCCTGGGACGGCCCGGCTTCGATTCCTTTTACCGACGGTAATTATATTGGAGCATTACTGGACCGAAACGGTCTCAGGCCCTCACGTTATACTGTAACAAAAGATGGCTATGTGGTAATGTCTTCTGAAACCGGTGTTCTGGACATCGAACCTGAAAATGTTCTGAAGCACGGTAGGCTGGAACCAGGAAGGATGTTCCTGGTAGATATGATCGAAGGCCGCATCATCGAAGATGAAGAAGTGAAAGAAAAGATCGTTTCAGAAAAACCTTATCGCGAGTGGCTTGATAAAAATCTTCTTCCCCTGGCAAATGTGCCATACACTGGGAACAAAACACCCGTAGAAGACATTCCTTATATAACCCGCCTGAAACTCTTCGGTTACACCTATGAAGATATCTCTACCATTATTTCTCCTATGGCTTCCAATGGAAAAGAAGCGATTGGATCTATGGGAACCGATATTCCGCTGGCGGTACTTTCTCATAAACCGCAATTGTTGTTTAACTATTTCAAACAATTATTCGCACAGGTTACCAATCCGCCACTGGACGGTATCAGGGAAGAGATCGTGACCGACATCAGCCTTCCTGTTGGTGAAGACATCAATCTATTTGATATCGTTCCCGAACAGGCGAAAAAATTAAAAATTCAGAATCCGGTAATTTCCAATGAAGACCTGGATAAAATCAAATATATAGATCAGCCCGGGTTTAAAGCAAAATCTATTTCCATTCTATATGAAGCTGAAAAAGGAATGAATGGCCTGGAAGACCGACTGGAGGAGATGATCCATGAAATAAATGACGCCGTTGATGATGGATGTAATGTGATCATTTTGTCTGACAGGAATGTGAACCCTAAACTGGCTCCTATTCCTTCGCTCCTGGCCTGCTCTTTCGTACATCACAGGGTAAAAGACTATAATCGCCGTTCTTCTTTCGGAATAGTGATCGAATCAGCCGAACCTCGTGAACCGCACCATTTTGCAGCGCTTTTCGGCTATGGTGCCAGCGCGATCAACCCTTATATGGTGAATGAAGTAATTCGTCAGCTGGTAAAAGACAAGCAGATTCCCGTGAAAGATGCCGATGTGGCCGTGGAGAATTTCAATGTCGCCATCGGAAAGGGTATCGTGAAGATCATGAACAAAATTGGTATTTCCACCCTGCTTTCTTACCGTGGTTCGCAAATCTTCGAAATTCTTGGTCTTAATAAGAAATTCGTCGATAAATATTTCTGTAATACGCCCACAAGAATTGAAGGAATCGGCCTGTATGAAGTAGAAAAGGAAATTCAGCAGCGTTATAAACATGCTTTCTTTCCACCTGAAACGCATAGCGATCTCGATCTGGAAATGGGAGGAGATTACCGCTGGAGAAGAAACGGCGAGCGCCATGTCTTCAATCCGGCAAGTGTGGCCAAACTTCAGCAGGCGGTGAAGCAAAATAGCTATACCACTTATCAGGAATATTCAAAAATCATCAATGAGCAGAATGAGAACCTAATGACCCTCCGCGGAATGTTCAAATTCAAGGAGCTAAATCCAATTCCTATAGAAGAAGTTGAACCATGGACCGAAATTGTAAAAAGGTTTAAAACCGGGGCGATGTCTTTTGGGTCCATCAGCAAGGAAGCTCATGAAAATCTTGCTATCGCCATGAACCGAATCAAAGGAAAAAGCAATTCGGGTGAAGGTGGTGAAGATCCGGGACGTTTTCAAAAAGATATTAACGGGAACTGGCGAAATTCAGCTATTAAGCAGGTCGCTTCAGGACGTTTTGGCGTGAGCATTGATTATTTATCTAATGCCCGGGAAATACAGATAAAAATGGCACAGGGAGCCAAGCCCGGTGAAGGCGGACAACTTCCAGGCCCAAAAGTAAATCCGGATATTGCCAAAACAAGAAATTCCACTCCTTATGTGGGACTGATTTCACCACCTCCACATCATGATATTTATTCTATTGAAGATCTCGCTCAGCTAATTTTCGATTTGAAAAATGCCAATCGCGAGGCCCGCATTAACGTAAAACTGGTTTCTAAAGTGGGCGTTGGAACTATTGCCGCGGGAGTTGCCAAAGCAAAGGCCGATGTGGTGCTGATTTCGGGTTATGACGGCGGTACGGGAGCTTCTCCTTTAACCTCATTACGTCACGCCGGGCTTCCCTGGGAACTTGGTATTGCCGAAGTACAGCAAACGCTTTTACTCAATAATCTTAGAAGCCGAATTGTTGTGGAGTGTGACGGACAATTAAAAACCGGACGGGATGTTGCAATTGCTGCACTCCTTGGTGCTGAAGAATTCGGTTTTTCCACAGCTCCGCTTGTAGCTTCGGGTTGTATCATGATGCGTGCCTGCCACCTGAACACCTGCCCCGTGGGAATCGCAACTCAGGATCCTGAACTTCGTAAGAATTTCAAAGGAACACCTGAAAATGTGATCAATTTTATGTATTTCATCGCACAGGAACTACGGGAGATCATGGCGCAGCTGGGCTTCCGAAGCCTTAGCGAAATGGTGGGACAAAGCCAGAAACTTGACATGAACCGGGCAATTAAACATTATAAAGCCAATGGAATTGATCTTTCGAACATCCTTTATAAACCTAATATTAAAGAAGGGGTTCCAATGATCAATACCGAGAAACAGCTGCATAACCTGGAAGGAGTGCTTGATTTTGAAATTTTAAGACAGGCGCATCCAGCGATCTACAGGAAAGAGCCCGTTACGCTGGAATTCCCTATCAGTAACACGAACCGAACTACCGGCGCGATCATCAGTAACGAAATTTCGAAGATCCACGGTGCAAAAGGACTTCCTCCAAATACGCTTACGCTGAATTTCCATGGTTCGGCAGGACAAAGTTTCGGAGCTTTTTCGGCTTTTGGACTGAATCTGAACATCGAAGGAAATTCTAACGATTACTTCGGAAAAGGACTTTCAGGAGCGGTGCTTTCCATAAGAAAACCAAGAAACGCCACCTTCAAATCTAATGAGAATATCATTATAGGAAATGTGGCGCTATATGGTGCGACGGCTGGTGAAGCCTACATCAACGGAATTGGAGGCGAACGTTTTTGTGTAAGAAATTCGGGGGCGAAAGCTGTCATTGAAGGAATTGGCGATCACGGTTGCGAATATATGACCGGTGGAATTGCCGTAATCCTGGGAAAAATAGGAAGGAATTTCGCTGCTGGAATGAGTGGTGGAGTAGCTTATATCTACAATCCGGAAAATACCCTGGACAAGAATAATTTCAATATGGAAATGATCGATTTAGAAATGCCTTCTTCCGAAGATCTGGAAGAATTGCTGGGCCTTATCGAAAACCATTATCGCTACACTCAAAGCGAAGTGGCAGCGTCTATTCTTGAGAATTGGGAAAAGAATACAAAAGCTTTCATAAAAGTAATGCCTGTTGAGTATAAGAAAGCCTTACAAAAACTGGAAGAAGAAAGAAAGAAAAAAGAACAGGTAGATTTAAAAACAGCATAA
- a CDS encoding glutamate synthase subunit beta: MGELRGFLAYERAEEPKEKVEERVKNYKEFTKELDTDELKRQGGRCMDCGIPFCHSGCPVGNLIPDFNDAIYRNEWQKALKILQATNNFPEFTGRLCPAPCESACVLGIIEPPVSIEMIEKYIVERGFKEGWIQPDPPEHRTGKKVAVIGSGPAGLAAAQQLNRAGHSVTVFERDAKIGGLLRYGIPDFKMEKKVIDRRLEIMKAEGIEFETNVEVGKNYTVKKLEKFDAVVLCGGATKRRDLPIPGSDAEGVVQAMEFLKHNNEVVDGLHEREERLSAKGKNVIVIGGGDTGSDCVGTSNREGAKSVTNFEILPVPPKDRTAENPWPYWPFTLKTTSSHEEGVNRNWSIQTKEFVKDENGNLKGLKTVEIEWIRRPGQRPEIKEIEGSEKEWPCELVLLSLGFTGPEKTLSEQLGLELDPRTNIKGGSNYQTNVRNIFVAGDMRRGQSLIVWAISEGREAAHHVDKFLMGSSKLPVKGPGDLPSA; the protein is encoded by the coding sequence ATGGGTGAATTAAGAGGATTTTTAGCATACGAACGCGCGGAAGAACCCAAAGAAAAGGTAGAAGAACGCGTAAAGAATTATAAGGAATTTACCAAAGAACTTGATACCGATGAATTGAAACGGCAGGGAGGCCGGTGTATGGATTGCGGAATTCCGTTTTGCCATAGCGGCTGCCCCGTGGGAAATTTAATTCCCGATTTTAATGATGCCATTTACCGAAATGAATGGCAAAAGGCACTTAAAATACTTCAAGCCACCAATAATTTTCCGGAGTTTACCGGCAGATTGTGCCCCGCTCCATGTGAATCGGCCTGTGTTTTAGGAATTATAGAACCTCCCGTTTCAATTGAAATGATCGAGAAATATATCGTGGAAAGAGGTTTTAAAGAAGGCTGGATCCAACCTGACCCGCCTGAACATAGAACCGGTAAAAAAGTTGCAGTAATAGGTTCAGGTCCCGCAGGACTAGCCGCAGCCCAGCAATTAAATCGTGCTGGTCACTCGGTGACCGTTTTTGAAAGGGATGCAAAAATTGGAGGTTTGCTTCGCTATGGAATTCCCGATTTTAAAATGGAGAAAAAGGTCATTGACCGCCGGCTGGAAATAATGAAAGCCGAAGGAATTGAATTTGAGACGAATGTGGAAGTGGGAAAAAATTACACAGTGAAAAAACTGGAAAAATTCGATGCAGTTGTTCTTTGCGGTGGAGCTACAAAAAGACGCGATTTGCCAATTCCCGGCTCAGATGCCGAAGGAGTGGTTCAGGCAATGGAATTTTTAAAGCATAATAATGAAGTGGTGGACGGCCTGCACGAAAGGGAAGAAAGATTAAGTGCAAAAGGCAAGAATGTGATCGTAATAGGTGGTGGTGATACTGGTTCAGATTGTGTGGGAACTTCAAATAGAGAAGGTGCCAAATCGGTTACCAATTTTGAGATCCTTCCCGTTCCACCTAAAGACAGAACTGCTGAAAATCCCTGGCCATACTGGCCCTTTACATTAAAAACAACTTCTTCTCACGAGGAAGGGGTGAATCGTAACTGGAGTATCCAAACCAAAGAATTTGTTAAGGATGAAAATGGCAATTTAAAAGGATTAAAGACCGTCGAGATAGAATGGATTAGAAGGCCAGGCCAGAGACCGGAAATAAAAGAAATTGAGGGATCTGAAAAAGAATGGCCCTGTGAGCTGGTTTTGTTGTCCCTTGGTTTTACAGGTCCGGAAAAAACCCTTAGTGAACAATTGGGTTTGGAATTGGACCCTAGAACTAACATCAAAGGAGGTTCAAATTACCAAACGAATGTCCGCAATATATTTGTAGCCGGCGATATGAGAAGAGGACAATCTCTTATTGTATGGGCTATTTCTGAAGGGCGGGAAGCTGCTCATCATGTGGATAAATTCTTAATGGGATCTTCCAAATTACCCGTAAAAGGACCGGGTGATCTTCCCAGTGCATAA
- a CDS encoding DUF4382 domain-containing protein, whose product MVVKNLFKICFLSVVVLLSSCSKEDDSVDNPDNATGNSTAVYLTDAPVDDANVEAVFITVSEVKVNGKAVDNFEKTTLEISSLTNGKTELLGQLNLDAGMTNDITLVLSGSDASGNSLGNYVVLNGGSKEEIAGDMEINLNDNAAVIQDTENEIVLDFDLRKSLKANNGDYSLVSESKLENNISAVNTLNAGAVKGQVDNTSEANGDVVVAYAYKKGEFNSSEKDANGDGIRFSNAASSAVVSESSGNFEIHFLEEGDYELHFASYSDSDSDGNLEFKGMVSASTASSLDLSGFTVTAGSEVNLEISFTGLLGL is encoded by the coding sequence ATGGTAGTAAAGAATCTTTTTAAAATTTGTTTTTTATCGGTGGTGGTCCTGTTATCTTCATGTTCAAAGGAAGATGATTCAGTAGATAATCCCGATAATGCAACAGGAAATTCAACGGCAGTTTATCTTACCGATGCCCCCGTGGACGATGCTAATGTAGAAGCGGTTTTTATTACCGTTTCTGAAGTTAAGGTCAACGGTAAGGCAGTAGATAATTTTGAGAAAACCACTCTTGAAATTAGTAGTTTAACCAATGGTAAAACTGAGCTGTTAGGCCAATTAAACCTGGATGCCGGAATGACAAACGATATCACTCTGGTTCTATCAGGAAGCGATGCTTCCGGAAATTCTCTGGGTAATTATGTGGTCCTTAATGGTGGTTCCAAAGAAGAGATTGCTGGAGACATGGAAATTAATTTAAATGATAATGCTGCAGTTATTCAGGATACCGAAAATGAGATCGTACTGGATTTTGACCTGCGTAAAAGTTTAAAAGCCAATAATGGTGATTATTCTTTAGTGTCTGAAAGCAAGCTCGAGAATAACATTAGCGCGGTAAATACCCTGAACGCCGGAGCTGTTAAAGGGCAGGTAGACAATACCTCTGAAGCCAATGGCGATGTAGTGGTGGCCTATGCTTATAAAAAAGGTGAATTCAATAGTTCTGAAAAAGATGCGAACGGCGACGGCATTCGTTTTTCGAATGCTGCAAGTAGTGCTGTAGTATCTGAATCATCGGGTAATTTCGAAATTCATTTTCTGGAAGAAGGCGATTATGAATTACATTTTGCTTCCTATTCCGATTCAGATTCTGATGGCAATTTAGAATTTAAGGGAATGGTTTCTGCCAGTACGGCAAGCAGCCTTGATCTTTCCGGATTTACGGTTACTGCCGGTTCTGAAGTGAACCTGGAAATTTCTTTTACCGGATTATTAGGATTATAA